Below is a genomic region from Venturia canescens isolate UGA chromosome 1, ASM1945775v1, whole genome shotgun sequence.
CCGATAAGACATGGACGCCTAAAACAGTGGAGAGTCAGCAAAATGCGAATTCGTCGGTTCAATTTGATCCATATTATAATCCTTTACGTCCACGAAGATGgccaaggaaaaaaaataatcaatcggTATTCAGACCAAACAATCAGCCGAAGAAAATAGAAGGTTCCTATTCTCCTCTTCCGGTCgttatcaaaaaaatgatgtctACAAATGTAACTCAATAATCTACATGAATGTTTAATTCTTCAACTTCAAACAATCACTAACCGAGTTCTTCTCAACAAACCAAACAAAAATCACAAAACGGTTTCTCACTGTCATTAAGCTCCAAGCTCTGtctcattttatttaaatatattttcaaagagTCCACCAGACAAGTTTATCTTGAACACTAATGATCacagtttattcaaaaaagtaaTGAATATAAATTAATGTTTCAAGTTACTGTGCCATTGGTCAAAACTGTTGGActtaaacttaaaaaaataaaaaaacaaatgtgaTATTATGTTAGTAAAATGGTAATTTTCTTCAAGAATATGGATTACGAAGCACTTATGTTGCAAATACTTGACACAAGTGGTCGTTAAACTTCTGTTATTTTTCTATTGCTATATAATATTACATCAAGTGTTTCAACCAAGTCACTTTGTCAGACTTGTGTCGACAGAAAACTAAAAAGATCTCAccaaaaattttaatggaatttaatgaaatattttcatttttagacAATTTTTCAGTTCCATTGGAGCAGATCATAAATAAATAGCTTACTGTGGAATTTTAGCAGacataatgaaaaattcaaatgatcaGTAGCAATTAATGGTGTTTCTTTAATATCTGGATCAATGTTAATccaaaaattgattgttacAAATAAATACTgagaacgaatttttttattatctttttttaCCATACCACTCAAACTCGTGGATAACGATAAAGCTATGTCATATTACGCATAATGAAAGGTTTGAACAAAACGAACTATTCAAATCCTACATGTTAACCAAACCATCGGAAAGAATCATTCCTGAAAAATCTACTAGTCTAACGAATTTACTCTTatttctcataaaaaaatgcccttattttcgaaattatgaTAGAGCGCCGTATATAATTAAAATATAGTATGGAATTGCTCTCGACGATATCcagaataacatttttttaaatgcagtTGAATGCGAAGGCTGTTTTCTTGCGATATATTTACCAATACTTTTTAActcattttaatattttaaggACGGGGATTTTTACGTTGAAATCTATCTTTTTTTACAGAAAATTTGTGCAcaatatcgatgaatttttcaaatggagTACCCGCGAACAAACTAGTGGTCGATATATTTCGATCAGATCCGTCCTAGAAAGGTTAAGCATACTATCTTTAACGAGCCACGaaaatttcgcaaaaaaatgatacatggtatgaaaaaaaaaattcatacaacTAGAACTCGAACGATTCGCATTTAACATTAACTGTTTCTTATTCTTTTCTTATATGACTCTCATTATCTAATCTTTTCAAATTATGCTTATTTAGTTTGGACTTCCCGCTTACTAGAGGGTATAGGGACTATCTACAGAAGCGCGTTCGGGGAGTCGCTATTTGCCTAAAATTCAAGATAATGTATAGCAATGTGTAGTATAGAAACAAGGTACAGATGTGAGGCAAAACAAAAAGTCGTTACTTTCTTTTTTCCGGGAAACAGAGAGCATTCTGGCGCGCACTTTTTCCTACACGTGTCGCTAAAGAATCATTCATATGTACAGTTTAACTTCCTTCGTTATTTAAATAAAGTTTAATTATTACTCCCTCTGCTggtaatataaaaataaatgtgtgGACAAGTTATTTGGGAATAACCCCTTCTTCCCACTTTAACCTCCATATGAATTTGTGGAAaacaagcgaaaaaaaaacattgcactataaaatgtcgaaataaatttcgcgATATTGTTAGCCAGGAAACAactaaaaaaagattcgatatGTGCGAGAATTAcataaacaacaaaaaaactcCCCTGAGAAACAGCAAATCAGCAAACAAACCCTTCCGTTCGCCTTTGACTACGGTTTTAACACCAAAGCACAGCAAAGAGAGTCCAAATAATTCCTCGATTCAATCTCCTTTAGAGTGTGTCTATAATTTCGTAACAATcacatttttgaatttgagtcgaaaatttcaaaaacaggaaaaatgtCAATTATATAATCAATaccgatttttttaatttcagaaAAGATGCAACACCAAAACGTTCGATTATTGGTCAGTGTCGTCAACCGATCAAAAGACGACGAATTGATAATTTAGTGATATGCCATTTGCCAAAATTGAAGACtgatgatgaattttcttcagATGCTCAAATTGTTGATTTAGAGAAGAGGATAAGTACAAAAAATAAGCAACGTGATAACCTCAAACGATCTTTACAATACATTGGACAGGTATGTACTCTCAAGTTGTCTACCACGATTTGGCATtgttataaaaattcatcCGGGTCGTAAGAATCCAAATTTCAATTGGATTGAATTGGTCATGCTTAATAATGGTCATAAATGATACAAATTTCCTTGTAAGTAAATTCACTTACCAAAACTCAAACAAAGAAATtatatgattttctaataGTTATGTAaccgagagaaaagaaaaaatagcttCAATAAGTTTCATTCTTCTAACGACAGCTTTCTATGGAggacaaaattatttcattgcaGTTATTTCTCTGGCTATTCTATAATTTTGCAGCACAAAACAGAAGATCTGCTAATGGAAATTAAGAAATGGAGAACAGCTACTAAGGAAGCTCTTTTAGAATTCCATAAAAACATCAGAGAGAAAACATTGGAGACCGTATCAATGAGACAGGTTCTCACGATGCTTGGCATCTCTGAGAAAATAGTGGAATTAACAGAAGATGAAGATGATTCAACCTAGAAgagaaaaacttatttttttaaatcaattgcTATTCGCTCCATTAAACATAATATATAAGCAactatgttttttcaagaccTGAGAAAAGATAGCGGGTCGTTTGTACAACAATAACGATTTATTTACCCACAAACGTTATTACAAAGTtaataaacttatttttaatACTAATGCTCAGTATTTATGTGGTCTGAAGGGGTTATTaggatcaaatatttttggatCTTTGGCGTACTTAACATCCTTTTGGTAGTATCCCATTAAACCTGGAAAaagcaatttcatttttacagtgtatcaaaattcctttttttttaaattattgttttgaaaatgttgaaactaAATCTATGGTTaaatttaacaatttcaaaaatgaagATATGACAggttaaagaaaaaaacgctATGATTCAATGatacaaatttcaaaactaTATCTTTTTCAAATCTAACAGTGTATTGGAAGTAAATAAAAGTAATATACCTGCATTTTGAGCTTTCAAGATCTCAGCCTCGACCTTCTTTTGTTTTGCTTCGCATAAACCTGTTATATGTTTCCCGTAAATTCTGCCCGTATAGACACTTTGGAACTGCGATAAAAGTCTCACATTCTTGTAGTCTGGTGTGATATTGAGTTTACAGAGAATACATTGCTGTTGCTCCTTTTTGAATGGATTTTCCATCGCAATTGGCTTTGATCAAGGGAATAGAgggattaaaaaatgagataaTGCATTGGAACTCGGTCAGTTAACAGAACACCGGCAGGTGCtcataacctcacatttgtgTAAACGAACGATAACCTACTTGATCGTCTGACGTAGCgacatcgaaaattttcgaattgacAACATTCCCAATTGAACGATGTGGTATAAACGATAGCCTTTCTGTGATGAAATTTGGCTTGTTATAATCTTTTCATGCTTATTAATTTTGATTCAGTGAATAAGTATTCTTACTTGTTAACTTATCAATACCACGCATTATGTGTGCAGCCATGTCTCGATTTTTCCAGGTTACTTATTGTTTAGAGAAACagcgaaattaaaaaaatgataactaTTGTGTTGTTTTTGTCAAAAACATAgaaagaaaactttttttcgactGACGACTATAGACTGGCGTTGTCTCTGTCGTTGCCGTCGTACGCTAGCGCTTCTGGCAATACCCTAGTAGCACTTTTCAAGTGTGCCAAAAAGTTACCTTTGTATATACCATTAAGGTAACTTTTTGGCACACTTTTGAAAATCACTAATATAGGGTAGTAGTGGCTGTAGTAATATTCTTTTCTCTCTGGCCGTTGTTGTTTATATGTGTTGCTGCTACGTCGACGACGTGTTTTTGTTGATTCGGCTCTGCTacgcgttattattatttgttcTCCCCGCTGGATTTCCCATTCCTGTAGATTGGTTAAATAGGATTTTTTGGTACGGATGTAGGTAATGTAGGATCCGCCACAGCTGTggtttgaaagaaaaagaatagtTTTGGGATGCGTTTTGTTTCGGGTACAATGGCAGATTCATCAGTGGGCCTGTGCCTACTGTACCGGGTACCCTATCCCAGGCGCTTTTTGGATGAAGGATTTTTTGGGATAGACGTTGTATATATTTTATGAGAGCCTTACGAGAAAGTTGTAGCCTCGTAGCGGTTGTTGCGCGAACTAACTGGAATGCTACATTGCTACGGAAACAAACTTTACGATTCGAGcgcgaaaatatttatttaggaattaaaaaaaaaggataattaataaaaattcaatttttatcgttatttGGAAAAACCAATTTGACACAGAAAAGAAGCCGAATTCATGGCCGTATGGTCAAGTCACTGGAGAGTTGGAGTCGACCCCATAATTggaggaagaaagaagaaaccGAGATCCCTTCATTCATTTTTGTACCGAAAGcataagaaaaagaaataaagttgTGAAGGGGAATAAAGTGGTTGATAGATTAAATGAGATAAGACTTTTAAACATTACTTCCCAAGGGTACATTCtacttggacgctgacagCGTTAATAGCGTTAATAACGGTAATgtccgttttctccaacgttaatctgagtttaaactcggttcatcctatatctcgaaactatatgaaaaaaattgaactgagtttgaaccgcgtcggaAAAAACGGCCATAATAACGCTAATGGCCGTTTTCTGTGGAAACGGTTTCGCAACCGTTATTCCGcagaatatatataatatatccatatatattgtttaaacaaatatTTACCACTCGTTTACATACGAATTTCGTCTCTGCAAAAATCAGATACATCTTCATAAAATAGTGATTTTATATCATGACTTCGTGGAGTCAAGTGGGCCAATTCTTTAGGGATCGTTCGAGAGTCaaagatttaacagattctttcaaaagtacaaaatcCCAAACAGTCGAATTTAATTTAATCGTTGAAGGCACTCGAAAAGAATTGGTAGATTTAGAATCGTTGTtgaatgagaaaatgaaaggAGTTTCAAGAAATGCGATATATGAGATATCATGAGTGTTACCGGTGTCACCTCCCTGGAAGCGATGCGATATGCGATAGTAATCATGGCGACTCTGTAACCACAAAAAATCCACAAGATTTAAGTGCGTTTGAagaaatcaatttttgtacgtttctttttttaaacggCTTGAATGTCAATGTATGAAACTGTGAGGAGATATAACACTATAACTAATAGAACTAGAATGGTAGTACAAAAAAGGGATTAAATTTGATCATCGCGTGCGTTCCaagaggaaaattctgtggTGATTAAAATGTGATTCCGATACAAGGCGCCGATTCCATACAAATACTTGCAATGTTTCATGGACGAATAAGTAGCAGATATTACGTCAATTATGTGTTGGTGGATGAATTAGTGGTTAGTTCGTCAATAAAGAGCGATCGTAAAACGAACTTAACCTCTTTCGGGGTTGTAAAATCTCGAGAACACCTAGAATAGGCATTGAGCAGAAGATATGCGATGTCTGAAACCGAATACATTTGGTTAAATATATAATTGATCCTCGAGGATGTTGGATTTCGAGAGTTtagtaaattttttaagtcaaCAAACAAACGAGATTGGACGATGGTGGTGGTGGTACGTCATGGAAATATCCTGGCAATTGATTGCTGGTGTTGTagcatatttttttgtttgtggCATTCTCTATGTCCTGATGAAAAAAGTGAGTCATCAAGCTTGGCAGTTGCCTGGCCCACCGTCCAGAATTCTCCTCGTTACAGCTCATCCGGATGACGAAATTATGTTCTTTGGACCCATGCTATATTCGCTCGTCAGTCTTCCTGCCACCAAAATTTATCTTCTGTGCTTCACGATCGGTACTTTTCTCACATTGTTTATCAATTGAACATGCTATTAAAGTTTTTAAGACTGAAACATAACATAAACTTTTTCCAAGACAACGTAtatgatttttattaaaattcttttcttgaCTTAACACCTCTATGAGTTTTTACAAAGATCGGGTAAAAATATCCTCTGAACAATAAATTGAGGTAAATTTGGTTGTACCAAATTCCAATATTGtccttgatttttcattcccaaACAATATGTTGATATCTTCTAACaccttttcaaaaaaacacatATCGATCCATGTATGAAAGTACGTTTGTAGGTGGAGACAAAAGAAGGAAGGAAGAGTTATGGTCGTGTACCAAAATTTTGGGCATCCCAGAATCTGGTGTCACCATTTTAATGTGAGTTGTCTTCtgatttaattaatttcaacTGTTAGGAAAATTTTAGTATTTTCTGCTGCATTAATATAAGGAAATAGAAATTTATATATACCactattttttactatttgcAAATTACTATTTATAAGGATctattaaattattattattgttaaattaaatttttgaaaaaccagAGAAAATGTATTAACTTGAAAATATGTACATTTTTCAGGAATTCAGAGCTACCTGATGATCCCACAGTACAATGGTCGAGCGATGTAGTGGCTGAAAGAATACTGCAACATATAGAAATGTATAAAATAAATGCAGTCGTGACTTTTGATAAACATGGAGTGAGCGGtcataaaaatcataaatctCTTTTCTATGGAATCGCCTTACTGTGCATAGAAGGGAAAGTTCCTTCCTGTAAGTTTTTTGACACAGTGTcatcagttgaattttccataTTGACCACATTCTTGCATGTAAATATTAGGGGCAATTGTGATATTCTCACTTTCACGAGagtaaattttgaattatagtTACTTTATCTTCACTGCTATgttcaaattttctaaatatTCAAACGTCGAGAAGTTGATTAAATTCTACCGTTTCTGGGTATTGCAATGGAATGGCagataaaaatgtaaatctAATGGAgattgaggaaaaaagtgtcggtggatgaaataaaattttttttttcattggattTCCTGAATAAGGGAAGAAAGATTTTGttcttgatttttatttgtcacTGAAAATGActtcaattcatttttgttaaaacATTCAATCGAATAAAAGTATTCCAATAGATATGAAGTTTATgcattataaaaatgaaatgagtgtattttattttcaatcaaaattaAAGTCATTGTTTGAATTTCAGATTGTAAATTATATATATTAGAGTCCGTTAACATATTTAGAAAATACTCTTGGCTATTGGATCTTCCCATAAGTTTGATGTCTTCTTCATACTGGTATTTGGTTACTTACGAGCAAAGAAAACTACTTAAAGTAAGTTAACCGCAGGTGCACTCAGCCATTAGCAAtgcaaaaatatattattgatTCTGTTAcagaattaatttttcataataaatttgttgaatttatatttttcagaataaatttattgtgattacgaatttttttatatattgatgatgaaaaattgaacaaaaaatataaacaaatgTAGCAAGTTGCACAAAATATTCaatcataaattacttgttgGACAGCATAAACGATCAGTTTGGtttcaggtttttttttactttgcaaTCTATTCAAGTTTATTTGATAACTGAACCTGAAGGAACACTGCAGAATtagattatttattaaataaaatatgaaattttctaATATAGAAAGTGAAGATTTCATCCAAATACGGACGTAAGACTGACACATTGTATGATTTTCAGAAAGCTATGGCTGCCCATCGTTCTCAGTACGTTTGGTTtcgaaaattatacatgattTTTTCACGCTACACGTTTATCAATACGCTGCAAGAGGTGAACGCTCTGGACTTGGAGTTGGATCTTCAATTTGAGGACGATTGATACAAGGGCaaagaaatacgaaaaaaaattatgaatactGTACAGGCCAAAGTTATCTTTATGAGAGAACATTTGTACATAGCCAATAAAAAGTTCTCTATCAAGAAATGTCGATAATTCTGATTAAATTGATTTCACCGTTGAGTTTTAATTACCGAAATTCCTCCAACATTCTGACGCAATTTTATTTGAACTACAAAACTGCTCATATTCTTTTTCTGattctaataaaaattcaaaactgtTAAACACCGTTGCATTCCCACGAagtaattataatttttctttttaatactaGACGGTCAGGACGCTGCCGCGTGTCTAGACACGTGTTTATTTCAAATCTGCTTTATGTATATAACAATCATTATTCGTATCAccagatttttcgaaaagatTATATTTCAACGAATGCTACAAACGTTTTTACATCCATTAATCTTATTGGGCTTACAAtaatagttttaaaaaatcaaatttcagcGTTTATAGTCATCGTCGACGTGCCAGATAAACCCCGGATGAACTTGTACGGTAAAAACATGTGATCATATACAATAGCTCGTTGTACAGACCTGTTTAATTACGAATGTTTTCATAAGCATAGGACGCGTTTACTGCGTGTTTACGACACTGTTCTCATTCAATTTCCAATGcaaaaaatgtcattgaaCGAGTTAGAACCAATAAAAATCATGATTCAAAGATAATTTGTAAATGTCTGCAAtcctgaatgaaaattataatatTACATAACAGTACGACGAACACACAGGATATTTTCCCTATACTTTGTTTGGAATGTTTTAACGGCCGTTAGCGAAGTTACATTTAATACGAGGTTGACCATTGATTGTACACAATCATTTACCTATActattttatataaattttatatttacatACATGGATATTCGAATGTATGTAAAATAATATAATTCTATGTATTTTCTCACAATATTTGAGCGAACGCAAAATTATTAACGAataagagagagtgagagagagagactgaaTATTGTAAtgggaatttttcaaaaattattttaaacatttAGAAGACTGCTCATTACCACATCAgtatttaaaaactttttggcACGCCATGAAATCGAActcttgaaatttcaaataatgaaaCTTTGGTCGCTCTTTGAAGCGAACAGTAGGGACGATTTTCAGTAAACTCATTCGTGCCTCTCGTCAGTGACGTATTATTAAAATACGCAgaataaattatatatttttccatatgTGCGCGACCTATCGATTCTATGCAATTTCACAATATACCTTTGTAAATTATTGTGCTCGGTTTAATTATTGTTAATCTCTCGGCTTACGTTGCGATATAGTTTCAAGAATTTGagacaaaaatatttatgagGATATGAAATATGGAGTACAGGCCTCTTGTTAATTCTGAATGATTGCACTGAACAATGGcgtttcaaaatatttctataTGTAAAAATCTGTTCGCTAATATATAAATGttcgtttttcaatcga
It encodes:
- the PIG-L gene encoding N-acetylglucosaminyl-phosphatidylinositol de-N-acetylase, whose protein sequence is MLDFESLVNFLSQQTNEIGRWWWWYVMEISWQLIAGVVAYFFVCGILYVLMKKVSHQAWQLPGPPSRILLVTAHPDDEIMFFGPMLYSLVSLPATKIYLLCFTIGGDKRRKEELWSCTKILGIPESGVTILMNSELPDDPTVQWSSDVVAERILQHIEMYKINAVVTFDKHGVSGHKNHKSLFYGIALLCIEGKVPSYCKLYILESVNIFRKYSWLLDLPISLMSSSYWYLVTYEQRKLLKKAMAAHRSQYVWFRKLYMIFSRYTFINTLQEVNALDLELDLQFEDD
- the mRpS18C gene encoding 28S ribosomal protein S18c, mitochondrial — its product is MAAHIMRGIDKLTKRLSFIPHRSIGNVVNSKIFDVATSDDQPIAMENPFKKEQQQCILCKLNITPDYKNVRLLSQFQSVYTGRIYGKHITGLCEAKQKKVEAEILKAQNAGLMGYYQKDVKYAKDPKIFDPNNPFRPHKY
- the LOC122419367 gene encoding uncharacterized protein gives rise to the protein MCENYINNKKTPLRNSKSANKPFRSPLTTVLTPKHSKESPNNSSIQSPLEKDATPKRSIIGQCRQPIKRRRIDNLVICHLPKLKTDDEFSSDAQIVDLEKRISTKNKQRDNLKRSLQYIGQHKTEDLLMEIKKWRTATKEALLEFHKNIREKTLETVSMRQVLTMLGISEKIVELTEDEDDST